A part of Ammospiza caudacuta isolate bAmmCau1 chromosome 7, bAmmCau1.pri, whole genome shotgun sequence genomic DNA contains:
- the ACOT11 gene encoding acyl-coenzyme A thioesterase 11, whose product MLSFFWLRCLLKMVKGNVIVPEDILSFCCNGLQGSTSAPRAREPGEQEEARGAMASPPAAHNPTEVQMSQLVQPCHTNHRGELSTGQLLKWIDTAACLSAERHAGCPCVTASMDDIYFEHTISVGQVVNIKAKVNRAFNSSMEVGIQVSYEDLCSGKHCSICKAYATFVAQGPMGSKVRLEPVIPQTEEEKIEYSIAAERRRMRLVHKDTLKDLLTSSPQETELETRDGSGAVPAERTRVESVELVLPPHANHQGNTFGGQIMAWMENVATIAASRLCHSYPTLRAIEMFHFRGPSQVGDRLVLKAIVNNAFKNSMEVGVSAEAYGQEMSVSRRHINSAFMTFVVLDQQGQPRTLPMVAPEPGDGERRYREASARKKIRLDRKYVVSCKQTEVPLSVPWDQSNKVYLSYNNVSALKMLVAKANWALAREKEKVRMYTLEEDKFLSFRIEMSVCIPASRAFSLLSNLRRRHEWDSHYVSAELVQKVDDDDMIYHVVSQKLRNENKPQDFVILASRRKPCSKGDPFVVAFRSVTLPTHPARPEFTRGETLCSGFCIWPESQEMSKVAYYNQAMPGYLTYVTTNVAGLSSDICSTFEACEKFLLKNKEDLISRLQDF is encoded by the exons ATGCTCAGCTTCTTCTGGCTGAG GTGTCTCTTAAAAATGGTCAAGGGGAATGTTATAGTCCCTGAAGACATCTTGAGCTTCTGTTGCAATGGCCTCCAG GGCTCGACCTCTGCACCCCGTGCCcgggagccaggggagcaggaggaggcacGGGGGGCCATGGCGAGCCCCCCGGCTGCCCACAACCCCACCGAGGTGCAGATGAGCCAGCTGGTGCAACCCTGCCACACCAACCACCGCGGGGAGCTCAGCACCGGCCAGCTGCTCAAGTGGATCGACACGGCCGCCTGCCTCTCTG ccGAGAGACACGCCGGCTGCCCGTGCGTCACGGCTTCCATGGACGACATCTATTTTGAGCACACCATTAG CGTCGGGCAAGTTGTCAACATCAAAGCCAAAGTGAACCGAGCCTTTAACTCCAGCATGGAG GTGGGCATCCAGGTGAGCTATGAGGACCTGTGCAGCGGGAAGCACTGCAGCATCTGCAAGGCGTACGCCACCTTCGTGGCACAGGGCCCCATGGGCAGCAAG GTGCGGCTGGAGCCTGTGATCCCACAGACAGAGGAGGAGAAGATCGAGTACAGCATCGCCGCCGAGCGCCGCCGCATGCGCCTGGTGCACAAGGACACCCTCAAGGACCTGCTCACCAGCAGCCCCCAGGAAACTG agctggagacgCGGGACGGCAGTGGGGCGGTGCCGGCGGAAAGGACGCGCGTGGAGAGCgtggagctggtgctgcctccCCACGCCAACCACCAGGGCAACACCTTCGGGGGGCAGATCATGGCCTGGATGGAGAACGTGGCCACCATCGCAGCCAG CCGTCTGTGCCATAGCTACCCCACGCTGAGGGCCATCGAGATGTTCCACTTTCGGGGCCCGTCGCAAGTTGGGGACCGCCTGGTGCTCAAAGCCATCGTCAACAACGCCTTCAAGAACAG CATGGAGGTGGGGGTGAGCGCCGAGGCCTACGGGCAGGAGATGTCTGTGAGCCGCCGGCACATCAACAGCGCCTTCATGACCTTCGTGGTGCTGgaccagcagggccagccccgcACGCTGCCCATGGTGGCACCCGAGCCGGGG GATGGAGAGAGGAGGTACAGAGAAGCCAgtgctaggaaaaaaattcGGCTGGACCG AAAATACGTCGTCTCCTGCAAGCAGACCGAGGTGCCGCTCTCCGTGCCCTGGGACCAAAGCAACAAG gtTTATCTGAGCTACAACAACGTCTCTGCGCTGAAGATGCTCGTGGCCAAAGCGAACTGGGCGCTCgccagagagaaggaaaag GTGCGGATGTACACGCTGGAGGAGGACAAGTTCCTGTCCTTCCGCATCGAGATGTCCGTGTGCATCCCGGCCAGCCGAgccttctccctgctctccaacCTGCGGCGCCGGCACGAGTGGGACAGCCACTACGT GAGTGCTGAGCTTGTCCAGAAGGTCGATGACGACGACATGATCTACCACGTGGTGAGCCAGAAGCTCAGGAACGAGAACAAGCCGCAGGACTTTGTCATCCTGGCGTCCCGACGGAAGCCCTGCAGCAAGGG GGACCCCTTCGTGGTGGCCTTTCGCTCAGTGACGCTGCCCACGCACCCCGCCAGGCCCGAGTTCACGCGCGGGGAGACGCTCTGCTCCGGCTTCTGCATCTGGCCGGAGTCACAGGAGATGAGCAAG gtgGCTTATTACAACCAGGCCATGCCGGGGTACCTGACCTACGTCACCACCAACGTGGCGGGGCTGTCCTCAGACATCTGCTCCACCTTCGAGGCCTGCGAGAAGTTCCTGCTGAAGAACAAGGAGGACCTGATCTCACGGCTGCAGGACTTCTAG